One Aureibacillus halotolerans genomic region harbors:
- the opp4A gene encoding oligopeptide ABC transporter substrate-binding protein produces the protein MKGKKVWLLMLVFALVMVLAACNGGSTDNAATDETPVDGEDEGGDEEATTAPPENNVVTMAIDTNFGGIFEPAFYSNAVDADVIEFMHDSLFAYDENIQFQPYIASWETEDELTYTFTLEDGITWHNGDPLIAADWAYALETIAHPDYSGVRYSNVSHIVGADAKQSGEAETISGIEVVDDLTLKVTFKEKLVNNLLNLWDAPMPSKYYEGIPVAELPDSPKVRQEPIGFGPFKVKEVREGEYIEFEKFEDYWQGAPKLDGVIVRTYDPSVTQGAFENGEIDIMGIRAADAKAFSGIDHLTTTEVQGLSYSYVGFKLGHFDEELGRAVMDRPKFEDLELRTAMYHAINRPALLEAFLDNGGSVTNSVVPATHWIAAEPDQLTQYDYNPEKAMQILDDAGYVDVDGDGLRENPEGQPLQINFDHYDGPANFEGRAMALIQSWQDIGLNVELNGSLKEVNLYYELVENDDEQIDVYFGGWSVGADPDPSGIWRSDVAFNYPRWYSEESDALLAEALKTFDEEERKEIYVEWQQLVNEELPLLPLWTNNDYYAQNNRLQGVTYDWSGAFDDAHLWSVQ, from the coding sequence ATGAAGGGGAAAAAAGTATGGTTGCTGATGCTCGTCTTTGCATTGGTGATGGTGTTGGCTGCTTGTAATGGGGGAAGTACGGATAACGCAGCAACGGACGAAACACCAGTGGATGGTGAGGACGAGGGCGGTGACGAGGAGGCAACTACAGCCCCACCAGAAAACAATGTCGTAACAATGGCAATTGATACGAACTTTGGCGGCATTTTTGAGCCGGCATTTTATTCAAATGCCGTGGATGCGGATGTGATCGAATTTATGCATGACTCTTTGTTTGCCTATGATGAAAACATTCAATTCCAACCGTATATCGCCTCGTGGGAGACAGAGGATGAGCTCACTTACACATTTACCCTTGAGGATGGCATTACGTGGCATAATGGCGACCCATTAATCGCTGCCGATTGGGCGTATGCGCTTGAAACCATTGCCCATCCGGATTATTCAGGTGTCCGTTACAGCAATGTTAGCCATATTGTAGGGGCAGATGCCAAGCAAAGCGGTGAAGCCGAAACGATTTCAGGCATCGAAGTCGTTGATGACCTTACGTTGAAAGTGACGTTTAAAGAAAAGCTTGTTAACAATTTGCTGAATCTTTGGGATGCTCCAATGCCAAGCAAATATTATGAAGGCATTCCAGTTGCCGAGCTTCCAGATTCACCAAAGGTACGTCAGGAGCCCATCGGTTTTGGTCCATTTAAAGTAAAAGAAGTACGCGAGGGTGAGTATATTGAGTTTGAAAAATTTGAGGACTACTGGCAAGGAGCGCCTAAGCTAGATGGCGTTATCGTCAGAACGTACGACCCATCGGTCACGCAAGGAGCATTTGAAAATGGCGAGATTGATATTATGGGCATTCGCGCCGCCGATGCCAAGGCATTCTCTGGTATTGACCACTTAACGACAACAGAAGTTCAAGGCCTAAGCTATTCGTATGTAGGGTTTAAACTTGGTCACTTTGATGAGGAGCTTGGACGCGCGGTGATGGATCGTCCTAAATTTGAGGACCTAGAGCTGCGAACAGCCATGTACCATGCCATTAATCGGCCGGCTCTTTTAGAAGCGTTTTTGGACAATGGTGGCTCGGTAACAAATTCAGTTGTTCCTGCAACGCATTGGATCGCTGCAGAGCCTGATCAATTAACCCAATATGATTACAATCCAGAGAAAGCAATGCAAATTCTGGATGATGCAGGCTATGTCGACGTAGATGGCGATGGCTTACGTGAAAACCCAGAAGGACAGCCGCTTCAAATCAATTTTGACCATTATGATGGACCTGCCAACTTTGAGGGGCGTGCTATGGCACTCATACAGTCGTGGCAAGATATCGGCTTGAATGTCGAGCTGAATGGGAGCTTGAAAGAGGTTAATTTGTACTATGAGCTTGTTGAAAATGATGACGAGCAAATCGATGTGTATTTTGGTGGCTGGTCCGTTGGAGCGGATCCGGACCCATCGGGAATTTGGCGTTCAGATGTTGCCTTTAACTACCCACGCTGGTACAGCGAGGAATCTGATGCGTTGCTTGCGGAGGCGTTAAAAACGTTTGATGAAGAAGAACGAAAAGAGATTTATGTCGAATGGCAGCAGCTTGTAAATGAAGAATTGCCGCTTTTGCCTCTATGGACAAACAACGATTATTATGCACAAAACAATCGTTTGCAAGGCGTGACCTATGATTGGAGCGGGGCTTTTGATGACGCCCATTTATGGTCAGTTCAGTAA
- the opp4B gene encoding oligopeptide ABC transporter permease has protein sequence MIIYILRRIAIIIPMIILLSIVVFCLAKMMPGDALGGEIDPTITDAAYIEEMREKLGYNDPWHIQYGRWVSDVVQGDFGRSVIYKRPAIDLIVSRIPNTLFLAISAMIITWTFALVMGMTSGRRPYTIVDNTISTFNYLGLAIPSYILALFAIYFLSFNLGWFPSTGSVSVGLEPGSWAFVQSRLYHVILPALCLGAFSAATYTQFLRNDIIENGRKDFVRTARAKGTSEANIYRKHIFRNSLIPLVTLFGFEIGSLIGGAIITESIFTYPGIGQLFLESITRRDYTVVMALTLILSLFTLVGSLIADILYGLIDPRIRLE, from the coding sequence ATGATTATTTATATCCTGCGACGAATTGCCATCATCATTCCTATGATTATTTTATTGTCCATCGTCGTTTTTTGCCTTGCCAAGATGATGCCAGGTGATGCGCTCGGGGGAGAAATTGATCCGACGATTACAGATGCTGCGTACATTGAGGAAATGCGTGAAAAGCTAGGATACAATGACCCTTGGCATATTCAGTATGGTCGTTGGGTTAGTGATGTTGTCCAAGGCGATTTTGGACGTTCAGTCATCTACAAACGTCCAGCGATTGATTTAATTGTATCAAGGATTCCAAACACTTTGTTTCTTGCTATTAGTGCAATGATTATCACGTGGACGTTTGCGCTTGTCATGGGAATGACCTCTGGCAGAAGACCGTATACGATTGTTGATAATACGATTAGTACATTTAACTATTTAGGATTAGCGATTCCGTCATACATTTTGGCTCTTTTTGCAATTTATTTTTTATCTTTTAATTTAGGTTGGTTTCCATCTACGGGGTCTGTCTCTGTCGGATTAGAGCCAGGTTCATGGGCGTTTGTTCAGAGTCGACTATACCATGTCATTTTGCCGGCGTTATGTTTAGGGGCTTTTTCAGCTGCGACTTATACACAGTTTTTGCGAAATGACATAATTGAAAATGGCCGTAAAGATTTTGTGCGAACAGCACGTGCGAAAGGAACATCGGAAGCAAATATTTACCGAAAGCATATTTTCCGTAATTCGCTCATCCCGCTTGTCACACTGTTTGGTTTTGAGATTGGCTCATTGATTGGTGGGGCTATTATTACTGAATCGATCTTTACATATCCAGGTATTGGTCAGCTTTTTCTTGAGTCAATTACACGACGTGATTATACGGTAGTGATGGCTCTTACACTCATTTTGTCATTGTTTACACTAGTAGGAAGCTTAATCGCAGATATATTGTATGGGTTAATTGACCCGAGAATTCGACTTGAATAG
- the opp4C gene encoding oligopeptide ABC transporter permease, which yields MNEQTPLANQEPMLQPIAVRSMSPWAVARRKFLRNKLAMAGLLFLVTLTLLCTIWPMFTSQDLVRINYLQMDQPPSAEHWLGTDANGRDVFVSTLKAGQTSLLIGYSCMIIIILIGTIVGAVAGFFAGKIDALLMRFTDFVMIFPFLVFVIVLNAIFIGWGLTSGPWVLILVISLLSWGGVARLVRGKVLSEKENEYISAAVSIGTRPAGVIRKHLLPNVASVIIVQATLLMATTIVAESGLTFIGFGVPSNVLTWGNMMSAARESEVLREQLWVWGPSAFCVVATLISINFVGEGFKDALNPKSSR from the coding sequence ATGAATGAACAAACCCCGTTGGCGAATCAGGAACCTATGCTGCAGCCTATTGCAGTAAGAAGCATGTCGCCATGGGCGGTTGCCCGACGGAAATTTTTGCGAAATAAGCTTGCGATGGCAGGACTTCTGTTTCTTGTCACTCTAACCCTATTGTGTACGATATGGCCAATGTTTACTTCGCAGGACCTTGTGCGAATTAACTATTTGCAAATGGATCAGCCGCCATCTGCAGAACATTGGCTCGGAACAGATGCGAACGGTAGAGACGTATTTGTCAGTACGCTAAAGGCAGGTCAAACGTCATTGCTCATTGGCTATTCTTGTATGATTATTATCATCTTAATCGGCACTATTGTTGGTGCAGTTGCTGGGTTTTTTGCAGGCAAAATTGATGCCTTGCTTATGCGGTTCACTGATTTTGTGATGATTTTTCCCTTTCTTGTCTTTGTCATCGTCTTAAATGCCATCTTTATTGGATGGGGATTAACAAGTGGTCCGTGGGTCTTAATCTTAGTCATCTCTCTCTTGTCATGGGGTGGTGTGGCGAGGCTTGTACGAGGAAAGGTCCTCTCTGAAAAAGAAAATGAATATATTTCAGCTGCTGTTTCAATTGGGACTCGTCCGGCTGGTGTCATTCGCAAGCACCTTTTACCGAATGTCGCCTCTGTCATTATTGTGCAGGCGACTTTATTGATGGCGACCACCATTGTCGCAGAGTCTGGTTTAACGTTTATTGGCTTTGGTGTACCGTCCAATGTGCTCACGTGGGGGAATATGATGTCTGCTGCTCGTGAGTCTGAAGTGTTGCGTGAGCAATTGTGGGTGTGGGGACCTTCGGCTTTTTGTGTCGTCGCGACGTTAATCTCAATTAATTTCGTCGGCGAAGGGTTTAAGGATGCTTTAAATCCAAAATCCTCTCGATAA
- a CDS encoding DUF3603 family protein: MLYLHDVWVNWFEGEENGYNVCAFHEWRKEDAIEVLDQTPVLFVEHVVFERIENELLPLPKQLLQDVYNKSYMRKNHERKALEYCFIVTDGMNILAVNTIGYDIPVRKSRIIPRQEQLVYDMVASKTPTIYNWANVELEPAKEYHLYSPAPSEMRGLTRKERQLKQVLYMAMDHLKSNANDAEMRYWCTEWDPDHYMIIQRFSFDQAWEWMFEGIRKGWSAHHGQVGASLIRGQSYLEKLWELEEVSKVN; the protein is encoded by the coding sequence TTGCTTTACTTACATGATGTTTGGGTGAACTGGTTTGAAGGTGAAGAGAATGGGTACAACGTGTGTGCTTTCCATGAATGGCGCAAGGAAGACGCGATAGAAGTGCTTGATCAAACACCTGTTTTATTCGTTGAGCACGTCGTGTTTGAGCGGATTGAAAACGAGCTGCTGCCATTGCCAAAGCAATTGTTACAGGATGTGTACAATAAGAGCTATATGCGAAAAAATCATGAACGGAAAGCATTGGAGTACTGTTTTATCGTCACAGATGGCATGAATATCCTTGCTGTCAACACGATAGGGTACGATATTCCTGTTCGCAAGAGTCGAATTATTCCTCGTCAAGAACAACTCGTCTATGACATGGTGGCGTCGAAAACCCCAACAATATACAATTGGGCAAACGTAGAGCTTGAACCTGCAAAAGAATATCATTTGTATTCACCTGCGCCTTCTGAGATGAGAGGTCTGACAAGGAAGGAAAGGCAATTAAAGCAGGTGCTATACATGGCAATGGATCATTTGAAGTCAAATGCCAATGACGCCGAAATGCGATACTGGTGCACGGAATGGGACCCTGATCATTATATGATCATTCAGCGTTTTTCATTTGATCAAGCGTGGGAATGGATGTTTGAGGGAATTCGCAAAGGGTGGAGTGCTCATCATGGGCAAGTGGGGGCGTCGCTTATTCGTGGGCAATCCTATTTAGAGAAGCTGTGGGAGCTGGAGGAAGTCAGCAAAGTCAATTAA
- the trpS gene encoding tryptophan--tRNA ligase, whose product MKTIFSGVQPSGIPTLGNYIGALQYFPEMQTDDSHCFYCVVNQHAITVPQDKAELKRNTRSLAALYIALGIDPNKSTVFVQSEVPAHAQLAWVLQCISTIGELERMTQYKDKSAGAESVSSALLTYPPLMAADILLYGTDIVPVGDDQKQHLELTRTLAERFNKRFNEIFTIPEVQIAKEGARIMSLQHPEKKMSKSDVNPKAYVSMLDTDAQIRKKIKSAVTDSEGVVVFNKEEKPGVSNLMTILRTCTKQSIAEIEAAYANKGYGDFKNDVAEAVVATIGPIRDRHDELVASTELDRILDEGAERANKVARKMLRKVEKAIGFTR is encoded by the coding sequence ATGAAAACTATTTTTTCAGGTGTTCAACCGAGTGGTATTCCAACGCTAGGCAACTATATCGGTGCACTGCAATACTTTCCAGAAATGCAAACGGACGACAGTCATTGCTTTTATTGCGTTGTTAACCAACATGCCATCACCGTTCCCCAGGACAAAGCTGAACTGAAGCGCAACACACGATCTCTAGCTGCTTTGTATATCGCTCTTGGCATTGACCCAAACAAATCCACTGTGTTTGTGCAATCAGAAGTGCCTGCACATGCTCAGCTCGCATGGGTTTTGCAGTGTATCAGCACAATCGGTGAGCTTGAACGAATGACACAGTACAAGGATAAATCAGCAGGTGCCGAATCGGTCTCCTCAGCGTTGTTAACATATCCTCCACTAATGGCTGCAGATATTTTACTGTATGGAACAGATATCGTGCCGGTTGGCGACGATCAAAAGCAGCATTTAGAGCTCACTCGCACTTTGGCAGAACGATTTAACAAGCGATTTAATGAAATTTTCACTATACCTGAGGTGCAAATTGCCAAAGAAGGAGCTCGTATTATGAGCTTGCAGCATCCTGAGAAAAAAATGAGCAAGTCTGATGTGAACCCAAAAGCATACGTGTCGATGCTCGATACAGATGCGCAAATCCGCAAAAAAATTAAAAGTGCTGTCACAGACTCTGAAGGTGTTGTTGTATTCAATAAGGAAGAAAAACCAGGGGTTTCAAACCTTATGACCATTTTACGTACATGTACAAAACAATCGATTGCGGAAATTGAAGCTGCATACGCTAACAAAGGGTATGGTGATTTTAAAAACGACGTTGCAGAAGCCGTTGTCGCAACGATTGGTCCGATCCGTGATCGTCACGACGAGCTCGTTGCCAGCACTGAACTCGACCGTATACTTGATGAAGGAGCTGAACGGGCGAATAAAGTCGCACGAAAGATGCTGCGCAAAGTTGAAAAAGCTATCGGGTTTACCCGATAG
- a CDS encoding putative glycoside hydrolase, with protein sequence MKKWFYCFIVGLLFVIPFGKEAQANTIAHVTRELAVAPLPLPEHMPRFTYDSGYDFTYPDAVRGIYVTGYSAGGARFDSLVNLMDTTDLNAMVIDIKDDHGYITFKLPEDHPDAKYSRNFIGDPEAMMKTLEEHEIYPIARIVVFKDTVWGMDNPDVSFTQNGQVWTNGSGDAFVNPFMKEVWERNVKIAEEAAKMGFQEIQFDYVRFPEGFETREDELQYDHGTYVKEGTDNVQKRVSAVTDFVKYAREEMKPYDVDVSVDIFGYSATLPAAPGIGQNFSKISANVDVISSMIYPSHWTSYFGIAKPDLEPYNLVDAYAQVENKKLAELEDPPTSRPWIQDFTASWLGSGNYLTYGKAEVEAQIKALYDNGIEEYLLWNASNRYSENADFTPGR encoded by the coding sequence ATGAAGAAGTGGTTTTATTGTTTCATCGTTGGATTGCTTTTCGTCATCCCGTTTGGAAAGGAGGCGCAAGCAAACACGATCGCTCACGTCACTAGAGAACTTGCTGTCGCACCATTGCCCTTGCCGGAGCATATGCCTCGATTTACATACGATTCTGGTTATGATTTTACTTATCCTGATGCGGTCCGTGGGATATATGTGACTGGTTATTCGGCTGGTGGTGCCCGGTTTGATTCATTAGTGAATTTGATGGATACAACAGATTTAAACGCGATGGTAATTGATATTAAAGATGACCATGGGTACATTACATTTAAGCTCCCTGAAGATCACCCAGACGCGAAATACAGTCGTAATTTTATTGGTGATCCGGAAGCGATGATGAAAACGCTGGAAGAGCATGAAATTTATCCAATTGCTCGTATCGTCGTCTTTAAGGACACTGTATGGGGGATGGACAACCCAGACGTCAGTTTTACTCAAAATGGACAGGTATGGACAAATGGTTCAGGCGATGCGTTTGTCAATCCATTCATGAAAGAGGTTTGGGAAAGGAACGTCAAAATTGCTGAAGAAGCAGCAAAAATGGGCTTTCAAGAAATTCAATTTGATTATGTTCGCTTCCCAGAAGGGTTCGAGACAAGGGAAGATGAGCTGCAATACGATCATGGAACGTATGTAAAAGAGGGAACCGACAATGTTCAAAAACGAGTATCGGCAGTGACTGATTTTGTGAAGTATGCACGTGAGGAAATGAAGCCGTATGATGTGGACGTGTCGGTTGATATCTTTGGCTATTCAGCGACGCTCCCAGCAGCACCAGGTATTGGCCAAAACTTCTCGAAAATCTCAGCGAATGTGGACGTCATTTCTTCCATGATCTATCCAAGTCATTGGACGAGCTATTTTGGCATAGCAAAGCCGGATCTTGAACCATACAATTTGGTGGATGCTTATGCGCAAGTTGAAAATAAAAAGTTAGCCGAACTAGAAGACCCACCAACGTCAAGACCTTGGATTCAGGACTTTACGGCCAGTTGGTTAGGCAGTGGAAACTATTTGACGTATGGCAAAGCAGAAGTCGAAGCGCAAATTAAGGCGCTTTATGACAATGGCATTGAAGAATATCTCTTATGGAATGCGTCAAACCGCTATTCAGAGAATGCTGATTTTACTCCTGGTCGATAA
- a CDS encoding GNAT family N-acetyltransferase, whose product MNWYEKLSEYFPIEEMKSQEHMETLLREKSDIYHKEEGPNHVMMYVETPDFCFIDYLFVSKAARGEGLGHQLLENMKVKNKPIILEVEPIDYDDSDTEKRLRFYKREGFTHAKSIGYKRKSLATNKYNELEILFWSPDNASEHSIFNQMKHTYEMIHTYKDEEFYGKSYEPVDTVLKYENK is encoded by the coding sequence ATGAATTGGTACGAAAAATTAAGTGAATACTTCCCGATTGAAGAAATGAAGTCACAGGAGCATATGGAAACATTACTTCGTGAAAAGAGTGACATTTATCACAAAGAAGAAGGACCAAACCACGTCATGATGTATGTGGAAACGCCTGATTTTTGCTTTATTGACTATTTGTTTGTTTCTAAAGCTGCTCGAGGTGAAGGTCTAGGTCATCAGCTGTTGGAGAATATGAAAGTGAAAAATAAACCAATCATTTTAGAGGTCGAACCAATCGACTACGATGATTCAGATACGGAAAAGCGACTTCGTTTCTATAAACGGGAAGGGTTTACCCATGCGAAATCTATTGGGTACAAGAGAAAATCATTAGCCACAAATAAGTACAATGAGCTTGAAATTCTTTTTTGGTCTCCAGACAATGCGTCTGAGCACTCCATCTTTAATCAGATGAAGCATACGTATGAAATGATTCACACGTATAAGGATGAGGAATTTTACGGGAAATCGTATGAACCCGTTGATACGGTATTAAAGTACGAAAACAAATAG
- the spxA gene encoding transcriptional regulator SpxA yields MVMLFTSPSCTSCRKARAWLEEHEIPFEERNIFSDPLSVDEIKHILRMTEDGTDEIISTRSKVFQKLNVNVESLPLQELFELMSEHPGLLRRPIIMDEKRLQVGYNEDEIRRFLPRKVRTYQLQEAQRLVN; encoded by the coding sequence ATGGTAATGTTATTTACATCACCGAGTTGTACGTCTTGTCGAAAAGCAAGAGCTTGGCTTGAGGAGCATGAAATTCCTTTTGAAGAACGAAATATTTTTTCAGATCCGTTAAGTGTGGATGAAATTAAACATATTTTACGGATGACAGAGGATGGGACAGATGAAATTATATCTACTCGTTCAAAAGTATTTCAAAAATTAAATGTGAATGTGGAGTCTCTTCCACTACAAGAACTGTTTGAACTTATGAGTGAACACCCAGGCTTGCTACGTCGTCCGATCATCATGGACGAAAAACGATTGCAAGTTGGTTATAATGAAGACGAAATTCGCCGCTTCTTGCCTCGTAAAGTTCGAACATATCAGCTTCAGGAAGCACAACGTCTTGTGAATTAA
- a CDS encoding TerC family protein has translation MEFEWLWPILIIIGLDIILGGDNAVLIALACRGLPEHQQKKAILFGTIMAVVSRIALTIVAVFLLQIPYIQLIGGLFLMWVAISLASNSDSHGIKATKTLGSAVRTILIADFTMGFDNVIAVAGASTAFWQVIVGLLVSIPIMVAGSRVILYLLERHPWLVFGGTALLGYTSGHMIIHDHMVLTYLTHSHSIYGFAPWLFACAALVASFMYSRSVKLNVK, from the coding sequence ATGGAATTCGAATGGCTTTGGCCAATCCTTATTATTATCGGTTTAGATATCATCTTAGGCGGAGACAATGCCGTTCTCATCGCTTTGGCTTGTCGTGGATTGCCAGAGCATCAGCAAAAAAAAGCGATTCTTTTCGGGACAATCATGGCAGTTGTGTCTAGAATTGCCCTAACAATCGTAGCAGTGTTCCTCCTACAAATCCCTTACATTCAATTAATTGGAGGATTATTCCTCATGTGGGTTGCCATTTCGTTAGCTAGCAACTCTGACAGCCACGGTATTAAAGCAACGAAAACATTAGGCAGTGCCGTCCGCACGATTCTTATTGCAGATTTCACAATGGGATTCGATAATGTCATTGCCGTAGCTGGGGCCTCTACAGCGTTTTGGCAGGTGATCGTAGGCTTGCTTGTGTCCATTCCAATTATGGTTGCGGGCAGCCGAGTGATCCTTTATTTACTTGAAAGGCACCCTTGGCTCGTATTTGGCGGTACTGCCTTATTAGGGTACACGTCTGGTCATATGATCATTCACGACCATATGGTCCTCACGTATCTCACTCATAGCCACAGCATTTATGGGTTCGCCCCTTGGCTGTTTGCATGTGCGGCATTGGTCGCATCTTTCATGTATAGCAGGTCTGTAAAGCTTAATGTCAAATAG
- the mecA gene encoding adaptor protein MecA — MEIERINEHTVKFFVSYVDIEDRGFEREEIWYSRERSEELFWDMMDEVYHKEKFSMEGPLWIQVQAMEAGLEVIVTKAQFSKDGEKLELPLNDDNHIDIPVDDAMSEMVDTPTSSTSTEAKDEDTLDFVIRFNDLEDAIQLSHRFQFPTLHNELYSYDNNYYLYVMFNDDDEEEVQDNSLSLLLEYGTDSRVSVHRLQEYGNRLFTENALNQLKTYFQ, encoded by the coding sequence ATGGAGATCGAGAGAATCAACGAACACACTGTGAAGTTTTTTGTATCTTACGTGGATATTGAAGACCGTGGCTTCGAACGCGAAGAGATTTGGTATAGTCGTGAACGAAGTGAAGAGCTATTTTGGGATATGATGGATGAAGTTTATCATAAGGAAAAGTTCTCTATGGAGGGTCCGCTATGGATTCAGGTTCAAGCAATGGAGGCTGGGTTGGAAGTGATTGTGACCAAGGCTCAATTTTCAAAGGATGGAGAAAAGCTTGAGCTCCCTTTAAATGATGATAACCACATTGATATTCCAGTGGATGATGCCATGAGCGAAATGGTCGATACACCAACGTCTTCAACATCTACTGAAGCTAAAGATGAGGACACACTTGATTTTGTCATTCGTTTTAATGACTTGGAAGACGCGATTCAATTGTCCCATCGGTTTCAATTCCCGACCCTTCATAATGAACTTTATTCGTATGACAACAACTATTACTTGTATGTCATGTTTAACGACGATGACGAAGAAGAAGTACAAGACAATAGCTTAAGTCTTCTTTTAGAATATGGGACAGACTCAAGAGTTTCTGTTCATCGCTTGCAGGAATACGGCAATCGATTGTTTACAGAGAATGCCCTGAATCAGCTTAAAACCTACTTTCAATAA
- a CDS encoding competence protein CoiA has translation MLTAVNEEGQIVQLAGQPLDRIEKRLYYCPACAEPVIPKCGSEKIWHFAHKANGICPQGGETAYHLLGKKRLYDWLTSQGVDAKIEYYLSELQQRPDIYFVRNQKAYVLEFQCATVPIDTILARTKVYKQHDIHVLWILGHKRVHAQKPPFHRLQQFDWSFAPPEDHPNNLLTFCPHSNMFTEFHSICPVTKTKIIAQTTTYAAQQFSVYRALHATKKRSPLQLTPYWLTAKKSWRSAAYWQSAYKQGLPRKYYEATGTSISLVPGFIGIPSKGSEAFAHSVWDWQCIVFVTFLYPYMLSRKPIKSEAVKQWLTQAIEQKLLVVRPCIYCERDPFEAIQSYIEQLVHLEVCQKKANAYVFLNALTMPRMIDEALREDEKMLSVLQKSKKAHQGRSFQWI, from the coding sequence ATGCTCACTGCAGTGAACGAAGAGGGCCAAATCGTGCAACTTGCAGGACAGCCACTTGACCGAATAGAGAAACGGCTATACTATTGCCCGGCATGTGCTGAACCGGTCATCCCAAAGTGTGGGTCTGAAAAGATTTGGCACTTTGCTCACAAAGCAAACGGTATATGCCCACAAGGTGGAGAGACGGCCTATCATCTTTTAGGAAAAAAGAGACTTTACGACTGGCTAACCTCACAAGGGGTTGACGCAAAAATAGAATATTACCTAAGTGAACTTCAACAAAGGCCAGACATTTATTTTGTAAGAAATCAAAAAGCCTACGTACTTGAATTCCAATGCGCAACGGTACCAATTGATACAATACTTGCACGTACAAAAGTGTACAAACAACACGATATACACGTTCTATGGATTCTAGGGCACAAAAGAGTTCATGCGCAAAAGCCTCCATTCCACCGTCTTCAACAATTCGACTGGTCGTTCGCACCACCCGAAGATCATCCCAACAATCTCCTCACCTTTTGTCCACATTCAAATATGTTCACCGAATTTCACTCCATCTGTCCCGTCACCAAAACAAAAATAATTGCTCAAACAACCACCTATGCTGCACAGCAATTCAGTGTATATCGCGCTTTACACGCTACAAAAAAACGTAGTCCCCTCCAACTCACTCCATATTGGCTTACGGCGAAAAAAAGTTGGCGCTCTGCAGCTTATTGGCAATCAGCTTATAAGCAGGGCCTTCCCCGTAAATACTATGAAGCCACGGGAACTTCAATCTCCCTCGTCCCAGGGTTTATCGGCATACCTAGCAAGGGAAGTGAGGCATTCGCACATTCCGTTTGGGACTGGCAATGCATTGTATTTGTGACGTTCCTCTATCCCTATATGCTTAGTCGTAAGCCCATAAAATCGGAAGCGGTTAAGCAATGGTTGACGCAGGCAATTGAACAGAAGCTGCTTGTCGTGAGACCATGCATATACTGTGAAAGAGATCCATTTGAAGCTATACAATCCTACATAGAGCAGTTGGTGCATCTTGAGGTTTGTCAAAAAAAAGCCAATGCATACGTATTTTTAAATGCTCTAACGATGCCTCGTATGATAGATGAAGCCTTACGTGAAGATGAAAAAATGCTGAGTGTGTTGCAAAAGAGCAAAAAAGCGCACCAAGGGAGGAGTTTTCAGTGGATATAA